The following proteins are co-located in the Manihot esculenta cultivar AM560-2 chromosome 9, M.esculenta_v8, whole genome shotgun sequence genome:
- the LOC122724561 gene encoding pentatricopeptide repeat-containing protein At1g62670, mitochondrial-like, producing MMMKMPWRRKSRSFYLQLQGAIGTIQSPFLFLFTNYCHSSTSTLEDARFLTNNFKSASFTHLDDAIASFNHVIHKHPLPSRFPFNRFLSALVKMKQYHTVLSMSKTIELLGISHDVYSLSILINCFCHLHLVDFGFSVFGKMLKFGLEPNVVTFTTLINGLCTESKIDKAVEFFDDMVACGCQPDVYTYNTIINGLCKFGKTNVAIGLLKGMADRGCEPDVVTYNAIIDTLCKDELVGEALELFSQMRNKGISPSIITYTSLIHGVCKLGQKNQALALMNEMVEQNISPNVYTFSVLIDALCKDGMVSEAQNTFNVMIQRGVEPNVVTYNSLIDGLCISDQLKEALALLKGMMGRNISPDVFTFNILIDTLCKKGLVSIAQNVIKIMIQRGVEPNVVTYNSLMDGYCLCKQIDKARKVFDLMVTNEIADIFNSIAGREPSFSDSLFPFLIPNLRSILKTTDERSMMMKMPWRRKSRSFYLQLQGAIGTIQSPFLFLFTNYCHSSTSTLEDARFLTNNFKSASFTRLDDAIASFNHVIHMHPLPSRVPFNRFLSALVKMKQYHTVLSMSKTIELLGISHDVYSLSILINCFCHLHLVDFGFSVFGKMLKFGLEPDVVTFTTLINGLCIECKMDKAVEFFYDMVAGGYQPNVYTFNVIANGLCKFGKTNEAIGLLKGMADRGCEPDVVTYSAIIDALCKDELVGKALELFSQMRNKGISPDVITYTGLIHGVCKLGQKNQALALMNEMVEQNISPDVYTFNVLIDALCKDGMVSEAQNTFNIMIQRGVEPNVVTYTSLIDGLCISDQFKEALALLKEMVGRNISPNVFTFNILIDNICKKGLVSNAQIIIKIMIQRGVEPDVVTYNLLMDGYCLCKQIDKARKVFDLMVTNEIADIFSYNILINGYCKCKMIDDAKELFDEMSHKGLVPDVVTYSTLIEGMFQAGRPQTAQELFKNLCSHGQQPNIVTFSIMIDGLCRQGNLDEALTLLKEMEKSQLKPNFVIYSSLINGMCKVGKINDAKELFSSLFEMGLQPDVYVYSAIMKGLCQQGLMDDAYKVFKDMEKVGCLPNNCCYNIIIQGFLKHEDLPKASELINEMVDKGFSADAATTELVVHLSLNNDLILSKLRNRSKASNGVQ from the exons atgatgatgaagatgcctTGGAGAAGGAAGAGCAGGAGCTTCTATCTTCAGCTACAAGGGGCAATTGGTACCATTCAATCTCCATTCCTATTCTTATTTACCAATTATTGCCATTCTTCTACTTCCACACTTGAAGATGCACGCTTCTTGACAAATAATTTCAAATCTGCTTCTTTTACCCACCTTGATGATGCCATTGCTTCCTTCAATCATGTAATTCATAAGCATCCTCTGCCTTCTAGGTTTCCATTTAATAGATTCTTATCTGCCCTTGTGAAAATGAAACAATACCACACTGTCCTTTCCATGTCCAAAACAATTGAATTGCTAGGAATCTCACACGATGTTTATTCTCTTAGcattttaattaattgcttCTGCCACTTACACCTTGTGGATTTTGGCTTCTCTGTTTTTGGTAAGATGCTCAAATTTGGATTGGAGCCTAACGTTGTGACATTTACTACcttaattaatgggctttgTACGGAGAGTAAAATCGATAAAGCAGTAGAATTTTTCGATGATATGGTTGCATGTGGTTGTCAACCTGATGTTTATACTTACAATACCATAATAAACGGATTGTGTAAATTTGGGAAGACAAATGTGGCAATTGGGCTACTAAAGGGAATGGCTGATAGAGGTTGTGAGCCAGATGTTGTGACATACAATGCAATCATTGACACCCTTtgcaaagatgagctagttggtGAGGCTTTAGAGCTCTTCTCTCAAATGAGGAATAAGGGCATTTCACCAAGTATCATCACTTACACTAGTTTAATTCATGGTGTTTGCAAATTAGGCCAAAAGAACCAAGCTTTGGCCTTGATGAATGAAATGGTGGAGCAGAACATATCACCTAATGTTTATACCTTCAGTGTATTGATTGACGCTCTTTGTAAGGATGGAATGGTTTCAGAGGCTCAAAATACTTTCAAtgtaatgattcaaagaggtgtagAGCCTAATGTGGTTACCTACAATTCCTTAATCGATGGTCTTTGCATTTCAGACCAATTGAAGGAAGCTTTGGCCTTGTTGAAAGGAATGATGGGGAGGAACATATCCCCTGATGTTTTTACCTTCAATATATTGATTGACACTCTTTGTAAGAAAGGACTAGTTTCAATTGCACAGAATGTAATCAaaataatgattcaaagaggtgtggAACCTAATGTTGTCACTTATAATTCATTGATGGATGGATATTGTCTGTGCAAGCAAATTGATAAGGCTAGAAAGGTATTTGATCTTATGGTGACCAATGAAATAGCTGACATTTTTAATTCCATTG CTGGCAGAGAGCCTTCCTTTTCcgattctctatttcctttcctcATTCCCAATCTCCGATCCATCCTCAAAACAACTGACGAGAGatcgatgatgatgaagatgcctTGGAGGAGAAAGAGCAGGAGCTTCTATCTTCAGCTACAAGGGGCAATTGGTACCATTCAATCTCCATTCCTATTCTTATTTACCAATTATTGCCATTCTTCTACTTCCACACTTGAAGATGCACGCTTCTTGacaaataacttcaaatctgcTTCTTTTACCCGCCTTGATGATGCCATTGCTTCCTTCAATCATGTAATTCATATGCATCCTCTGCCTTCTAGGGTTCCATTTAATAGATTCTTATCTGCCCTTGTGAAAATGAAACAATATCACACTGTCCTTTCCATGTCCAAAACAATTGAATTGCTAGGAATCTCTCACGATGTTTATTCTCTTAGcatcttaattaattgcttCTGCCATTTACACCTTGTGGATTTTGGTTTCTCTGTTTTTGGTAAGATGCTCAAATTTGGATTGGAGCCTGACGTTGTGACATTTACTACcttaattaatgggctttgTATAGAGTGTAAAATGGACAAAGCAGtggaatttttttatgatatggTTGCTGGAGGTTATCAACCTAATGTTTATACTTTCAATGTGATAGCAAACGGATTGTGTAAATTTGGGAAAACAAATGAGGCTATTGGGCTACTAAAGGGAATGGCTGATAGAGGTTGTGAGCCAGATGTTGTGACATACAGTGCAATCATTGATGCCCTTtgcaaagatgagctagttggtAAGGCTTTAGAGCTCTTCTCTCAAATGAGGAATAAGGGCATTTCACCTGATGTCATCACTTACACTGGTTTAATTCACGGTGTTTGCAAATTAGGCCAAAAGAACCAAGCTTTGGCCTTGATGAATGAAATGGTGGAGCAGAACATATCACCTGATGTTTATACCTTCAATGTATTGATTGACGCTCTTTGTAAGGATGGAATGGTTTCAGAGGCTCAAAATACATTCAAtataatgattcaaagaggtgtagAGCCTAATGTGGTCACCTACACTTCTTTAATTGATGGTCTTTGCATTTCAGACCAATTCAAGGAAGCTTTGGCCTTGTTGAAAGAAATGGTGGGGAGGAACATATCCCCTAATGTTTTTACCTTCAATATATTGATCGACAATATTTGTAAGAAAGGACTGGTTTCAAATGCACAgattataatcaaaataatgattcaaagaggtgtggAACCTGATGTTGTCACTTATAATTTATTGATGGATGGATATTGTCTGTGCAAGCAAATTGATAAGGCTAGAAAGGTATTTGATCTTATGGTGACCAATGAAATAGCTGACATTTTTAGCTACAACATTTTGATCAATGGATATTGTAAGTGCAAAATGATAGATGATGCAAAGGAACTTTTTGATGAAATGTCTCATAAAGGTTTAGTTCCTGATGTTGTTACTTATTCTACTCTTATAGAGGGTATGTTTCAAGCAGGGAGGCCCCAAACTGCACAAGAGCTCTTTAAGAATCTGTGCTCTCATGGTCAACAGCCAAATATAGTAACTTTCTCAATTATGATTGATGGCTTGTGTAGACAGGGGAATCTCGATGAGGCACTCACACTATTGAAAGAAATGGAGAAAAGTCAGTTGAAGCCTAATTTTGTAATCTATAGCAGTCTGATCAATGGTATGTGCAAAGTTGGGAAGATTAATGATGCCAAGGAACTTTTTTCTAGTCTTTTTGAAATGGGTTTACAAcctgatgtttatgtatatagtGCAATTATGAAAGGACTCTGCCAACAAGGATTAATGGATGACGCGTATAAGGTATTTAAAGACATGGAAAAGGTAGGATGTTTACCAAATAATTGCTGTTATAATATCATCATTCAAGGGTTTCTCAAGCATGAGGATTTACCAAAAGCATCAGAACTAATCAACGAAATGGTTGATAAGGGGTTCTCTGCTGATGCTGCTACCACAGAATTGGTAGTACATTTATCGCTGAATAATGATCTCATTCTAAGCAAACTACGAAATCGTTCTAAGGCTTCTAATGGGGTGCAATGA
- the LOC122724560 gene encoding sulfite oxidase-like, whose amino-acid sequence MAVFHKSNANVGCIDNAIRFMINWLNSADIRNGFWLKSKPAQTSPGTGTKKKFSNAKDQVPKRNWNLDEALCLYHRMLWCRYCLSAVWGGAKLADVLELVGIAKWTSTTKSGGKHVEFVSIDKCKEENGGPYKASIRLNHATSPEADVLLAYEMNGEPLKRDHGYPLRVVVPGVIGARSVKWLDSINIIAEECQGFFMQKDYKMFPPSVNWDNINWSTRRPQMDFPVRVYA is encoded by the exons ATGGCTGTATTTCACAAATCG AATGCTAATGTTGGTTGTATTGATAATGCTATCAGGTTCATGATAAATTGGTTAAACTCAGCTGATATCAGGAATGGGTTCTG GCTCAAAAGCAAACCAGCCCAAACAAGTCCTGGAACAGGTACCAAAAAGAAATTCTCAAATGCCAAAGATCAGGTTCCAAAAAGAAATTGGAATTTAGATGAGGCTTTGTGTTTGTATCACAGGATGTTGTGG TGTAGGTATTGTCTTTCAGCTGTCTGGGGTGGTGCCAAATTGGCAGATGTTCTTGAACTTGTTGGGATAGCCAAGTGGACAAGTACCACAAAATCAGGTGGAAAACATGTTGAATTTGTGAGCATTGATAAGTGTAAG GAGGAGAATGGGGGCCCTTACAAGGCATCAATACGGCTGAATCATGCTACGAGTCCTGAAGCTGATGTTTTACTTGCTTATGAGATGAATGGGGAG CCTCTAAAGAGAGATCATGGTTATCCGCTGCGAGTGGTTGTTCCTGGTGTTATAGGTGCACGTTCTGTCAAATGGTTGGATTCCATTAACATAATTGCAGAAGAATGTCAG GGCTTCTTTATGCAAAAAGACTACAAAATGTTTCCCCCATCAGTGAATTGGGATAACATCAATTGGTCTACCAGGAGGCCACAAATGGATTTCCCTGTCCGGGTATATGCTTGA
- the LOC110622804 gene encoding putative pentatricopeptide repeat-containing protein At1g12700, mitochondrial, with protein sequence MMMKMAWRRKSRSFHLQLQGAIGTIQSPFLFLFTNYCHSSTSTLEDARFLTNNFKSASFTRLDDAIASFNHVIHKHPLPSRVHFNRFLSALVKMKQYHSVLSMSKTIELLGISHDVCSLSILINCFCHLHLVDFGFSVFGKMLKFGLEPDIVTFTTLINGLCIESKIDKAVEFFDDMVARGYQPNVYTYSVIINGMCKFGKTSVAIRLLKGMADRGCEPNVVTYSAIIDALCKDELVGEALELFSQMRNKGISSNVITYTSLIHGVCKLGQKNQALALMNEMVEQNILPNVYTFNVLIDALCKDGMVSEAQNTFNVMIQRGVEPDVVTYNSLIDGLCISDQFKEALALLKEMVGRNISPDVFTFNILIDTLCKKGLVSNAENIIKIMIQRGVEPTVVTYSSLMDGYCLCKQIDKARKVFDLMVTNEIAGIFSYTILINGYCKCKMIDDAKELFDEMSHKGLVPNVVTYSTLIEGMFQAGRPQTAQELFKNMCSHGQQPNMVTFSIMIDGFCRQGNLDEALTLLKEMEKSQLKPDLVTYCILINGMCKAGKINDAKELFSSLFENGLQPNVHIYCAIMKGLCREGLIDEAYKIFRDMEKGGCLPNNWCYKIVDEWRSWISNDQVAGKPTISLQFFIGCYYSLNWRAQS encoded by the coding sequence atgatgatgaagatggcttggaggaggaagagcaggagcttccatcttcagctacaaggggcaattggtaccattcaatctccattcctattcttatttaccaattattgccattcttctacttccacacttgaagatgcacgcttcttgacaaataacttcaaatctgcTTCTTTTACCCGCCTTGATGATGCCATTGCTTCCTTTAATCATGTAATTCATAAGCATCCTCTGCCTTCTAGGGTTCATTTTAATAGATTCTTATCTGCCCTTGTGAAAATGAAACAATATCACAGTGTCCTTTCCATGTCCAAAACAATTGAATTGCTAGGAATCTCTCACGATGTTTGTTCTCTTAGcatcttaattaattgcttCTGCCACTTACACCTTGTGGATTTTGGCTTCTCTGTTTTTGGTAAGATGCTCAAATTCGGATTGGAGCCTGACATTGTGACATTTACGACcttaattaatgggctttgTATAGAGAGTAAAATCGACAAAGCAGTGGAATTTTTCGATGATATGGTTGCACGTGGTTATCAACCTAATGTTTATACTTACAGTGTGATAATAAACGGAATGTGTAAATTTGGGAAAACAAGTGTGGCCATTAGGCTACTAAAGGGAATGGCTGATAGAGGTTGTGAGCCAAATGTTGTGACATACAGTGCAATCATTGACGCCCTTtgcaaagatgagctagttggtGAGGCTTTAGAGCTCTTCTCTCAAATGAGGAATAAGGGTATTTCATCTAATGTCATCACTTACACTAGTTTAATTCATGGTGTTTGCAAATTAGGCCAAAAGAACCAAGCTTTGGCCTTGATGAATGAAATGGTGGAGCAGAACATATTACCAAATGTTTATACCTTCAATGTATTGATTGATGCTCTTTGTAAGGATGGAATGGTTTCAGAGGCTCAAAATACATTCAAtgtaatgattcaaagaggtgtagAGCCTGATGTGGTCACCTACAATTCCTTAATTGATGGTCTTTGCATTTCCGACCAATTCAAGGAAGCTTTGGCCTTGTTGAAAGAAATGGTGGGGAGGAACATATCCCCTGATGTTTTTACCTTCAATATATTGATCGACACTCTTTGTAAGAAAGGACTGGTTTCAAATGCAgagaatataatcaaaataatgattcaaagaggtgtggAACCTACCGTTGTCACTTATAGTTCATTGATGGATGGATATTGTCTGTGCAAGCAAATTGATAAGGCTAGAAAGGTATTTGATCTGATGGTGACCAATGAAATAGCTGGCATTTTTAGCTACACCATTTTGATCAATGGATATTGTAAGTGCAAAATGATAGATGATGCAAAGGAACTTTTTGATGAAATGTCTCATAAAGGTTTAGTTCCTAATGTTGTTACTTATTCTACTCTTATAGAGGGTATGTTTCAAGCAGGGAGGCCCCAAACTGCACAGGAGCTCTTTAAGAATATGTGCTCTCATGGTCAACAGCCAAATATGGTAACCTTCTCAATTATGATTGATGGCTTTTGTAGACAGGGGAATCTCGATGAGGCACTTACACTATTGAAAGAAATGGAGAAAAGTCAGTTGAAGCCTGATCTTGTGACCTATTGCATTCTGATCAATGGTATGTGCAAAGCTGGCAAGATTAATGATGCCAAGGAACTGTTTTCTAGTCTTTTTGAAAATGGTTTACAACCTAATGTTCATATATATTGTGCAATTATGAAAGGACTCTGCCGAGAGGGATTAATAGATGAAGCATATAAGATTTTTAGAGACATGGAAAAGGGAGGATGTTTACCGAATAATTGGTGTT
- the LOC122724562 gene encoding putative pentatricopeptide repeat-containing protein At1g12700, mitochondrial, which translates to MKQYHSVLSMSKTIELLGISHDVYSLSILINCFCHLHLVDFGFSVFGKMLKFGLEPTTVTFNSLINGLCMESKIDKAVEVFDDMVARGYQPDVYTYSTIIKGMCKFGKTNVAIGLLKGMADRGCEPNVVTYGAIIDALCKDELVGEALELFSQMRNKGISPDVITYTGLIHGVCKLGQKNQALALMNEMVEQKGRRIYSPRIQGRKITRLLQLLVV; encoded by the exons ATGAAACAATATCACAGTGTCCTTTCCATGTCCAAAACAATTGAATTGCTAGGAATCTCTCACGATGTTTATTCTCTTAGcatcttaattaattgcttCTGCCATTTACACCTTGTGGATTTTGGCTTCTCTGTTTTTGGTAAGATGCTCAAATTCGGATTGGAGCCTACCACTGTGACATTTAATAGcttaattaatgggctttgTATGGAGAGTAAAATCGATAAAGCAGTGGAAGTTTTCGATGATATGGTTGCACGTGGTTATCAACCTGATGTTTATACTTACAGTACGATAATAAAGGGAATGTGTAAGTTTGGGAAAACAAATGTGGCTATTGGGCTACTAAAGGGAATGGCTGATAGAGGTTGTGAGCCAAATGTTGTGACATACGGAGCAATCATTGACGCCCTTTGCAAGGATGAGCTAGTTGGTGAGGCTTTAGAGCTCTTCTCTCAAATGAGGAATAAGGGCATTTCACCTGATGTCATCACTTACACTGGTTTAATTCATGGTGTTTGCAAATTAGGCCAAAAGAACCAAGCTTTGGCCTTGATGAATGAAATGGTGGAGCAGAAAG GGCGCAGGATATACAGTCCCAGAATACAAGGTAGGAAAATCACTAGACTTCTACAGCTGTTGGTTGTATGA